In Canis lupus familiaris isolate Mischka breed German Shepherd chromosome 9, alternate assembly UU_Cfam_GSD_1.0, whole genome shotgun sequence, a single window of DNA contains:
- the NARF gene encoding nuclear prelamin A recognition factor: MKCEHCTRKECNKKTKTEDQENASVGVPSLAQDHAEKGEFHKLADAKIFLSDCLACDSCVTAEEGLQVSQQNVKDFFRVLNLNKKCDPSQHKVLAVSVCPQSLPYFAAKFRLSVTDASRRLCGFLKSLGVHYVFDTTIAADFSILESQKEFVRRYQQHSEEEPALPMLTSACPGWVRYAERVLGHPVTPHLCTAKSPQQIMGSLVKDYFARQQNLSPDKIFHVIVAPCYDKKLEALREDFPTAPHGFRSADCVLTSGEIAQIMEQSDLTVKDAAVDTVFGGLKEEEVRRHDGASSDGYLAHVFRHAAKQLFDEDVGEVTYRTLRNKDFQEVTLEKNGEVLLRFAAAYGFRNIQNVVLKLKKGRFPYHFVEVLACAGGCLNGRGQAQTEDGRADKALLRQMEGIYADIPVRPPESSAHVQELYQEWLDGADSPRAQEALHTKYQGPGLPALSRDIKW; this comes from the exons ATGAAGTGTGAGCACTGCACGCGGAAG GAatgtaataagaaaacaaagaccgAGGACCAAGAGAATGCGTCAGTCGGCGTACCGAGCCTGGCCCAGGACCATGCAGAG AAGGGAGAATTCCATAAGTTGGCTGATGCCAAGATATTTCTGAGCGACTGCCTGGCGTGTGACAGCTGTGTGACCGCGGAGGAGGGACTCCAGGTTTCTCAGCAGAACGTCAAGGACTTCTTTCGAGTTCTGAACCTCAATAAG aAATGTGACCCTTCACAGCACAAGGTGCTGGCAGTGTCGGTGTGCCCTCAGTCTCTGCCTTACTTTGCTGCCAAATTCCGCCTCAGTGTGACTGATGCTTCCAGAAGACTCTGCGGCTTCCTCAAAAGTCTTG GGGTGCACTATGTGTTTGATACAACAATAGCCGCAGATTTCAGCATCCTGGAGAGTCAAAAGGAGTTCGTGCGTCGATACCAGCAGCACAGCGAGGAAGAGCCCGCGCTGCCCATGCTCACCTCCGCCTGTCCAG GCTGGGTCCGATACGCCGAACGAGTGCTGGGCCACCCCGTTACCCCCCACCTGTGTACCGCCAAGTCTCCTCAACAGATCATGGGCTCTCTGGTGAAGGATTATTTCGCCAGGCAGCAG AACCTGTCCCCAGACAAGATTTTCCATGTTATTGTGGCTCCTTGCTACGATAAGAAACTGGAGGCCCTTCGAGAAGACTTCCCCACCGCTCCACATGGCTTCCGGAGTGCTGACTGCGTATTAACCTCAG GTGAAATCGCTCAAATAATGGAGCAAAGTGACCTCACGGTGAAGGATGCTGCCGTCGACACTGT GTTTGGAGgcctgaaggaggaggaggtgaggcgCCACGACGGAGCCAGCTCCGACGGGTACCTGGCGCACGTCTTCAGACACGCAGCCAAGCAGCTGTTTGACGAGGATGTGGGGGAGGTCACCTACCGCACCCTGAG GAACAAAGACTTCCAGGAGGTGACCCTTGAAAAGAACGGAGAGGTTCTGTTACGCTTCGCTGCTGCGTACGGCTTCCGAAACATCCAGAACGTGGTTCTGAAACTGAAGAAAGGCAGGTTCCCGTACCACTTCGTGGAGGTGCTCGCCTGCGCGGGGG GATGTTTAAATGGCAGAGGCCAAGCCCAGACCGAGGACGGGCGCGCGGACAAGGCGCTGCTGCGGCAGATGGAGGGCATCTACGCAGACATCCCCGTGCGGCCCCCCGAGAGCAGCGCCCACGTGCAGGAGCTGTACCAGGAGTGGCTGGACGGGGCCGACtcacccagggcccaggaggccctgCACACCAAGTACCAGGGGCCCGGGCTCCCTGCGCTCAGCCGAGATATCAAGTGGTAA
- the CYBC1 gene encoding cytochrome b-245 chaperone 1, which translates to MYMQVESRSSSCLHLKRAPGIRSWSLLVGILSIGLAAAYYSGDSLGWKLFYVTGCLFVAVQNLEDWEEAIFNKSTGKVVLKTFSLYRKLLTLFRAGHDQVVVLLNDIRDVNVEEEKVRYFGKGYVVVLRFATGFSHPLTQSAVMGHRSDVEAIAKLIATFLELHRLESPAELSQSSDSEADGLGTQS; encoded by the exons ATGTACATGCAGGTGGAGTCCCGCAGCAGCTCCTGCCTCCATCTGAAGAGGGCTCCGGGCATCAGGTCCTGGTCTTTGCTTGTTG gAATCTTGTCCATTGGCCTGGCTGCTGCATACTACAGTGGAG ATAGTTTGGGCTGGAAGCTCTTCTATGTCACCGGCTGCCTGTTCGTGGCCGTGCAGAACCTGGAGGACTGGGAG GAAGCCATCTTCAACAAGAGCACGGGGAAGGTTGTACTGAAGACCTTCAGCCTGTACCGGAAGCTGCTGACTCTTTTCAGAGCTGGCCACGACCAAG tGGTGGTCCTGCTGAATGACATCCGGGATGTGAACGTGGAGGAGGAGAAAGTTCGGTATTTCGGGAAGGGCTATGTGGTGGTGCTGCGGTTCGCGACAGGTTTCTCCCACCCGCTCACCCAGAGTGCTGTCATGGGCCACCGCAG TGATGTGGAAGCCATAGCCAAGCTCATTGCCACCTTCCTGGAACTGCACCGTCTGGAGAGTCCTGCGGAGCTGTCTCAGAGCAGCGACAGTGAGGCTGATGGCCTGGGGACCCAGAGCTAA